A region of Paenibacillus sp. JNUCC-31 DNA encodes the following proteins:
- a CDS encoding cache domain-containing sensor histidine kinase, with the protein MVKFIHRATQFSLQTKVFLTFLALLLFVLGCFIVYVNLVVIRPLKQKTEEDTRVTATKVREQVDLYVEQQNQMSQRILSNKDIFTTMDKSSSAPSNYERLKQIRKLKDIMFQAIGPSMNIKDMSIYDKQGVLLTSYLGSEHPPTILSTMMENSKSGREWSGNGFILLRQTDTIFFVRTVNDQNGKLYGYLSIQMDQAYIQNLTEGITAGDVFILNKQGEQMTGSELKGNILEWTEPVTDEGLAVDEQNNYVTHSTSHKTGWITFIVTPKNSALGSIHSVQSMSILLITALILISFVYIFFSTRNLLLPIRKLRSQIWRINYSNMKLKIDDRPKNNDLLLLNEAFQDLMERLQESIDREKKALHEEVTARNSALQAQIAPHFLHNVLYLISIAAQEGKTRVVSDMCKHLSDSLRYIVSSPYAHVTMTDELEHTRHYLSLVQQKYEDDLEWNIHADALTSEIRLPRLVIQPFVENCIEHAFFNTTPPWRIQITVKQYNGLWALEIKDNGEGFPPDKIKEILSNIQSSESGMNQPANRQTALGNMGIVNSVNRLKLMYSNRLFFNIYNNHLDDEKGATIQIIGSMTKDFY; encoded by the coding sequence ATGGTCAAATTCATACATAGAGCTACACAGTTCAGCTTGCAGACCAAAGTATTTTTAACTTTTCTGGCATTGCTTTTGTTCGTGCTGGGCTGTTTTATTGTTTATGTAAACCTTGTCGTTATCCGGCCGCTCAAACAAAAAACAGAGGAGGATACACGGGTCACGGCCACAAAAGTGCGAGAACAGGTCGACTTATACGTAGAGCAGCAAAACCAGATGTCCCAGCGCATATTGTCTAATAAGGATATCTTCACAACGATGGACAAGAGTTCCTCGGCTCCAAGCAATTATGAAAGATTGAAACAAATCCGGAAGCTAAAAGATATTATGTTCCAGGCTATTGGCCCCAGCATGAACATCAAGGACATGTCTATATATGATAAACAAGGCGTACTGCTCACATCGTATCTTGGTTCAGAACATCCCCCGACGATCCTAAGCACCATGATGGAAAACAGCAAAAGTGGACGAGAGTGGAGCGGGAACGGTTTTATCCTGCTCCGTCAGACAGATACCATCTTCTTCGTCCGCACGGTCAACGATCAAAATGGCAAGTTATATGGATATCTTAGTATTCAGATGGATCAGGCCTATATTCAAAACCTTACGGAAGGAATAACCGCAGGGGATGTTTTTATCCTGAACAAGCAAGGTGAGCAAATGACTGGCTCCGAACTGAAAGGGAATATATTGGAATGGACAGAGCCTGTAACCGATGAGGGGCTGGCCGTCGACGAACAAAATAATTACGTTACCCATTCCACATCTCACAAAACGGGGTGGATAACGTTTATCGTAACACCGAAAAACTCGGCTTTAGGCTCGATCCACTCGGTACAAAGCATGTCCATTTTGCTGATTACTGCCTTGATCCTCATTTCTTTTGTTTACATTTTCTTCTCTACACGGAACCTGTTGCTTCCCATTCGCAAGCTTCGCAGTCAGATTTGGCGCATCAACTACAGCAATATGAAGCTGAAAATCGATGATCGGCCCAAAAATAACGACCTGCTGCTGCTGAATGAAGCTTTTCAGGATTTGATGGAGCGATTACAGGAGTCCATTGACCGCGAGAAGAAGGCATTGCATGAAGAAGTCACCGCACGGAATTCCGCACTGCAAGCTCAGATTGCTCCTCATTTCCTTCATAACGTTCTTTATTTGATCAGCATTGCTGCTCAAGAGGGGAAAACCCGGGTCGTGTCGGATATGTGCAAGCATCTGTCAGACAGTTTGCGGTATATCGTTTCATCTCCTTATGCGCATGTGACCATGACGGATGAGCTTGAGCATACGAGACATTATTTGTCGTTGGTACAGCAAAAGTATGAAGATGATTTGGAATGGAACATCCATGCGGATGCATTGACGAGTGAAATTCGGCTGCCGCGGTTGGTCATCCAGCCATTCGTTGAAAACTGTATTGAACATGCATTTTTCAACACGACTCCTCCTTGGCGTATCCAGATTACGGTGAAGCAGTATAACGGATTATGGGCTTTGGAGATCAAAGATAACGGAGAGGGCTTCCCACCAGATAAAATTAAGGAGATTTTGTCCAATATTCAGAGTTCCGAATCGGGTATGAATCAACCTGCTAATCGCCAGACAGCTCTTGGCAACATGGGGATCGTCAATAGTGTTAATCGACTTAAACTGATGTATAGCAATCGGCTATTTTTTAATATATACAACAATCATTTGGACGATGAAAAAGGGGCAACCATTCAAATCATCGGTTCGATGACGAAGGATTTTTACTGA
- a CDS encoding serine hydrolase domain-containing protein: MDFKPLASFMDRITSWRIPWAEVLVMHQNDTVFHYRNGFANLEEKTPIGDGAIFNLYSMTKIMTCVAALQLVERGQILLSDPVSDYLPEYAEMQVKKTLSNGEVRLEKATKVITVRDLFTMTAGFSYDVGSPSIQEAVKSTNGTLSTRDFAKALSNEPLLFEPGTHWNYSMCHDVLGALVEVVSGRRFGTYLREEITGPLGMNDTAFDLNDEQQARLIPQYVYNDELEEPVRMDGNGFRVGTELESGGAGLLSTVSDYALFLNALTGRGTSPEGVRILSQASVDLMRTDHLNDMTRSDYSWDHMNGYGYGLGVRTHISKSGSGSLSPLGEFGWSGAAGCMAIIDPDSKLTVMYAQHLLNNQEPYIHRRLRNIVYSCL; this comes from the coding sequence ATGGACTTTAAACCACTTGCTTCATTTATGGACCGCATCACATCCTGGAGAATTCCGTGGGCAGAGGTGCTGGTAATGCATCAAAATGATACCGTTTTCCATTACCGTAACGGTTTCGCCAACCTGGAGGAGAAAACGCCGATTGGCGATGGAGCGATCTTCAACCTTTATTCCATGACAAAGATCATGACCTGTGTGGCAGCGCTTCAACTTGTGGAAAGAGGGCAAATATTGCTAAGCGATCCGGTATCCGACTATCTGCCGGAGTATGCCGAGATGCAGGTGAAGAAGACACTGTCGAACGGAGAAGTCAGGCTGGAAAAAGCAACAAAGGTGATAACAGTACGCGATTTGTTTACGATGACTGCCGGTTTTTCCTATGACGTTGGATCACCGTCTATTCAGGAAGCGGTGAAGAGCACAAACGGTACATTATCGACACGGGATTTTGCGAAGGCGCTCTCCAATGAACCCCTTCTGTTTGAACCAGGTACACATTGGAACTACAGCATGTGTCATGATGTTCTTGGAGCCTTGGTAGAGGTCGTAAGCGGCAGACGCTTTGGAACGTATCTGCGGGAAGAAATCACGGGACCGCTTGGCATGAATGATACAGCATTTGATCTTAATGATGAGCAGCAGGCTCGTCTAATACCGCAGTACGTGTACAATGATGAGCTTGAAGAACCCGTACGTATGGACGGGAACGGATTCCGTGTAGGTACGGAATTGGAGAGTGGAGGCGCCGGACTATTGTCCACCGTTAGCGATTATGCCTTGTTCCTGAACGCCCTGACTGGGCGCGGTACCAGTCCGGAAGGTGTGCGCATTCTGTCGCAGGCTTCAGTGGATTTGATGCGTACGGACCATCTGAACGACATGACCCGTAGTGATTACTCATGGGATCATATGAACGGATACGGCTATGGGCTGGGTGTCCGTACTCATATCAGCAAGTCAGGCAGCGGCTCGCTAAGCCCTCTCGGGGAATTTGGATGGAGTGGGGCTGCCGGATGCATGGCCATCATTGACCCGGACTCCAAGCTCACCGTTATGTATGCCCAGCACTTATTGAATAATCAAGAGCCATATATTCATCGACGCTTGCGCAATATTGTCTACTCCTGCTTGTAG
- a CDS encoding DMT family transporter has product MNEIKAIEQPNKFSNPLFVTLIASFCCLLWGSAFPSIKLGYIAFGIMPEDIASKFVFAGYRFILAGLLLLILFHIVRKKKFGLSRRQWAGLTMLGVLQTGLQYMFFYVGVSNTTGVKGSIMNATATFFSVVLAHFLYKNDKLSKNKVVGCLLGFIGVIIVNFHSDLLAFSFSFTGEGFVIMASLIFSITAIYAKHLTTSIDVLIITGFSLFVGGMVLTLLGFLLGGSVTHFTLESTGNLIYLVLLSATAFCLWNLLLKYNKVGKVSVFNFLIPVFGALLSALFLGETIMELKNLVALLFVSIGIYLVNRIPFT; this is encoded by the coding sequence ATCGCAAGTTTTTGCTGCTTATTATGGGGGAGTGCATTCCCTTCTATTAAGCTTGGGTATATTGCCTTTGGCATAATGCCAGAAGATATTGCGTCAAAGTTTGTATTTGCTGGATATCGCTTTATATTGGCGGGCTTACTACTTTTGATCCTGTTTCATATCGTAAGAAAGAAGAAATTCGGATTGTCCAGACGTCAATGGGCAGGTCTAACCATGCTTGGCGTATTGCAAACTGGATTACAGTATATGTTTTTTTACGTGGGTGTATCCAATACAACGGGCGTCAAAGGCTCAATCATGAATGCAACAGCGACCTTTTTCAGTGTGGTTCTAGCCCATTTTCTTTATAAGAATGATAAGCTCAGCAAAAATAAAGTCGTTGGCTGTTTGCTTGGATTCATTGGCGTAATCATTGTTAATTTCCATTCAGACCTACTGGCATTTTCGTTTTCGTTCACCGGGGAAGGTTTCGTTATCATGGCTTCTCTTATTTTTTCCATTACAGCCATTTACGCCAAACATTTAACAACCTCCATCGATGTCTTGATCATAACGGGTTTTAGTCTGTTTGTCGGCGGTATGGTGCTTACCCTCCTGGGATTCTTGCTTGGTGGGAGTGTTACGCATTTTACGTTGGAGTCTACGGGTAACTTAATTTATTTGGTTTTATTGTCAGCAACCGCATTTTGCTTGTGGAATCTACTACTTAAATATAACAAAGTGGGGAAAGTGTCTGTATTTAACTTTCTTATCCCTGTGTTTGGCGCGTTATTATCAGCGTTGTTTCTGGGAGAAACGATTATGGAATTGAAAAATCTAGTTGCATTGCTGTTCGTGTCGATCGGTATCTACTTGGTTAATCGAATACCCTTTACATAG
- a CDS encoding response regulator transcription factor, with the protein MYNIMIVEDSKPILRNIKMLLDKLNFPIHVAVTATNGEEALTALQKHPIDLLLTDIRMPKMDGLSLIEQAKLAQPGLKVILLSGYSDFEYTRKALNLQVFDYLLKPIELEALEEVMGRVIKQLDNQRSRNFHELQEIVDPHDYAELKPEEHSAFLNQMMIVLRRQPFTPERERWGQKTLQASLEDFFAPRPCKVFLSQTPQQYIVFVNRSILDLYSSVHECLESLRRHLYAQGMDTTIGGQLAWSETDDNLSELYHQISYILSTHQRLNNGLVLDTGNSVTMTRTEAGCLDSISESAFVHMIQAHQKEQFALKLSELMNQWREENVHVKEVERFIGLVVDTFAYLIEEQGSGIRLGLDLRAKKLWDGETYGDFCRELTEWIGQCFEMLQSHGRKSREVLFEQMDEYIQRNKYTQISINDIAMKFHVSPSYVSRVIKNVTKVTFVQYYSKLRIKEACRLMECQPEMKFKELSDLLSFSDQHYFSKVFKEYTGLSPTEYKERLYNR; encoded by the coding sequence ATGTACAATATCATGATCGTTGAGGATAGCAAACCGATATTACGCAATATCAAAATGCTTTTGGATAAGCTGAACTTTCCAATTCACGTGGCTGTTACGGCCACGAATGGGGAAGAAGCGCTGACAGCGCTTCAGAAGCATCCCATTGATCTTCTGTTGACCGACATACGAATGCCCAAGATGGATGGCTTGTCCCTAATTGAGCAGGCGAAGCTTGCCCAACCGGGATTGAAGGTCATTCTACTTAGCGGGTATAGCGATTTTGAATATACGCGAAAAGCATTAAATTTGCAGGTTTTCGACTATTTGCTGAAACCTATCGAGCTAGAAGCTTTGGAAGAAGTCATGGGCAGAGTTATTAAACAGCTTGATAACCAAAGATCAAGGAACTTTCATGAATTGCAGGAGATTGTTGATCCCCATGATTATGCTGAACTCAAGCCAGAAGAACATTCTGCTTTTTTAAACCAAATGATGATCGTTCTGCGGAGGCAGCCTTTTACCCCGGAACGGGAACGATGGGGGCAAAAGACGTTACAAGCTTCATTGGAGGATTTTTTTGCTCCACGCCCATGTAAAGTGTTTTTGAGCCAAACTCCGCAGCAATACATCGTTTTTGTGAACAGGAGCATTCTCGATCTGTATTCTTCTGTACATGAATGTCTCGAATCGTTGCGGCGGCATCTGTATGCACAAGGTATGGATACAACCATCGGGGGACAGCTGGCATGGTCGGAAACCGACGATAATCTGTCTGAACTTTATCACCAAATATCGTACATTTTATCGACACATCAGCGATTGAACAATGGATTGGTGCTGGACACCGGAAATTCAGTCACCATGACAAGAACCGAAGCAGGCTGTCTGGATTCCATAAGTGAATCGGCTTTTGTCCATATGATACAAGCTCATCAGAAGGAACAGTTCGCCCTCAAGCTCTCCGAGTTGATGAATCAATGGAGGGAGGAAAACGTGCATGTTAAGGAAGTGGAACGATTTATCGGATTAGTAGTGGATACATTCGCATATTTGATTGAAGAACAGGGTTCGGGAATTAGGCTTGGTCTGGATCTCAGAGCAAAAAAGCTGTGGGATGGAGAGACTTATGGCGATTTTTGCCGTGAATTAACGGAATGGATCGGACAATGTTTTGAAATGCTTCAATCCCATGGACGGAAGAGCAGAGAAGTTCTATTTGAGCAAATGGATGAGTACATCCAACGGAACAAGTATACTCAAATATCCATCAATGACATTGCCATGAAGTTTCACGTCAGTCCTTCGTACGTCAGCAGAGTCATTAAAAACGTAACGAAAGTCACATTTGTTCAGTATTACAGCAAGCTTAGGATTAAGGAGGCATGCAGACTCATGGAGTGCCAGCCTGAGATGAAGTTTAAGGAGTTATCGGATTTGCTTTCGTTCAGTGATCAGCATTATTTCTCCAAGGTGTTTAAGGAATATACGGGACTCAGCCCGACAGAATACAAAGAAAGATTGTATAATCGGTAG